A portion of the Cellulophaga algicola DSM 14237 genome contains these proteins:
- a CDS encoding cation:proton antiporter, with the protein MDYFVIIAILVFLSALFGYINVRFFKLPNTIGLMLITIVFTLGVFALSYFDDTLLNAEKYIITQIDFKSILLDVMLSFLLFAGALHTNFEQLKVQRGPILLFSTLGVLVSTFLVGTAVFYLLQIFGLEVKYIHCLLFGALISPTDPIAVLGILKKAGVPKKLETKIVGESLFNDGVGVVVFLTIYQFASPSTETITALDVVELFGVEVIGGIILGLLLGWVTYRLMKSIDDYDIEVIITLATVMVGTVIAQKLHLSAPLAMVTAGLVVGNDTLRDSSMSETTETYVDKFWELIDILLNTLLFVLIGMEMLVLTFNINYIIAGLFAIPIILLCRYISLVLPIRIFEKKLDFVPNTNVIMTWGGLRGGISIALALGLSEDMNRDLFLVITYVVVVFSIVVQGLTVGKLVKKLAK; encoded by the coding sequence ATGGATTATTTTGTGATCATTGCCATTCTGGTATTTCTTTCGGCCTTATTTGGCTATATAAATGTTCGTTTTTTTAAGCTACCCAATACCATTGGGTTAATGTTGATTACCATTGTTTTTACATTGGGAGTATTTGCCTTGAGTTATTTTGATGATACATTGCTAAATGCTGAAAAGTACATCATAACTCAAATTGATTTTAAATCTATTTTATTGGATGTTATGTTGAGTTTTTTGCTCTTTGCAGGGGCTTTACATACTAATTTTGAACAGTTAAAAGTTCAACGAGGGCCAATATTGCTATTTTCTACATTGGGAGTCCTCGTCTCTACATTTTTGGTAGGAACGGCGGTGTTCTATCTGTTGCAAATTTTTGGTTTAGAGGTGAAGTATATTCACTGTTTGTTATTTGGGGCTTTAATATCTCCTACAGATCCTATAGCTGTACTCGGAATTTTAAAAAAAGCGGGAGTTCCAAAAAAATTAGAAACAAAAATTGTTGGAGAATCGCTATTTAATGATGGGGTAGGGGTTGTTGTGTTTTTGACAATATATCAATTTGCGAGTCCGTCTACCGAAACAATAACAGCTTTAGATGTTGTAGAATTATTTGGAGTAGAAGTAATAGGAGGAATTATTTTAGGTTTGTTACTGGGTTGGGTTACCTATAGATTGATGAAATCTATAGATGATTATGATATTGAAGTTATTATTACTTTAGCTACAGTAATGGTAGGTACTGTTATAGCGCAAAAATTACATTTATCGGCACCGTTAGCAATGGTTACAGCTGGTTTAGTAGTGGGTAATGATACGTTGCGTGACAGTTCAATGTCTGAAACCACAGAAACATATGTAGATAAATTTTGGGAATTGATTGATATTCTTTTGAATACGTTGTTATTTGTGTTAATAGGAATGGAAATGTTGGTCCTTACATTCAATATAAATTATATCATAGCCGGCTTGTTTGCAATACCAATTATATTGTTATGTCGTTATATTTCCTTAGTATTACCTATCCGGATCTTTGAAAAGAAACTAGATTTTGTTCCGAATACAAATGTTATTATGACTTGGGGAGGTTTACGCGGTGGCATCTCTATTGCTTTAGCACTAGGGCTTTCTGAAGATATGAATAGAGATTTATTTTTAGTAATTACATATGTTGTTGTTGTATTCTCCATTGTTGTTCAGGGATTAACGGTAGGTAAACTAGTAAAAAAATTAGCAAAATGA
- a CDS encoding cold-shock protein: MSKGTVKFFNDTKGFGFITEDGVDRDHFVHISGLIDEIREGDVVEFDLEEGKKGLNAVNVKVL, encoded by the coding sequence ATGAGTAAAGGAACAGTAAAATTCTTCAATGACACTAAAGGTTTTGGTTTTATCACTGAAGATGGTGTAGACAGAGATCACTTTGTACACATCTCTGGATTAATTGACGAAATTCGTGAAGGCGATGTTGTTGAGTTTGATCTAGAAGAAGGTAAAAAAGGTTTAAATGCGGTAAACGTAAAAGTACTATAA
- a CDS encoding lmo0937 family membrane protein, producing MRSLLWLVVVICIVSRPLEMLGVVPGIGPNYLAPILMVIAVVVILYNITTGRKPI from the coding sequence ATGAGAAGTCTTCTTTGGTTAGTAGTCGTTATTTGTATTGTTTCAAGGCCTTTAGAAATGTTAGGAGTCGTACCCGGAATTGGACCAAATTATTTAGCACCTATTCTGATGGTAATCGCAGTTGTAGTAATCCTTTACAATATAACCACAGGAAGAAAGCCAATATAA
- a CDS encoding sugar kinase encodes MNQTITFGEVLMRLSPEGNKKFIQSNTLEFYFGGTEINVGISISNFGGKVKHISCISNDFIGDTAISYLNKFDVNTSSIVRSNRPLGVYFLEVGAVMRPSSISYNRSHSSFSEIQPSMVDWESSLKKASWFHWTGITPALCQGGYETLRDGLILARKKGITITADPTYRSGLWKYGRDAKEVLSELLEYSTIFIGGINEINEVLETTYSYSNDDFIAASKQLMERFPSIEKVFDKIRTSLNSSWHKIRARMWNGKEFRETEDLDITHIVDRIGTGDAFAAGLIYGLQEFDDYKAMQFASAACALKHTYEGDVNFATVKEVMGILEGNTTGRFNR; translated from the coding sequence ATGAATCAAACAATAACTTTCGGAGAAGTATTAATGCGTTTATCGCCAGAAGGAAATAAGAAGTTTATACAATCAAATACTTTAGAATTTTATTTTGGAGGTACAGAGATTAATGTGGGTATTTCCATCTCAAATTTTGGGGGAAAAGTAAAACATATCAGTTGTATTTCTAATGATTTTATCGGAGATACAGCCATTTCTTATTTGAATAAGTTTGATGTAAATACATCTTCTATTGTTCGTTCTAATAGGCCATTGGGAGTTTACTTTTTAGAAGTAGGGGCGGTAATGCGGCCTAGTTCAATATCGTACAATAGATCGCATTCTTCTTTTTCCGAGATACAGCCTTCTATGGTAGATTGGGAATCTTCCTTAAAAAAAGCATCTTGGTTTCATTGGACAGGAATTACGCCAGCATTATGTCAAGGTGGATATGAAACCCTGCGTGATGGTTTAATTTTAGCAAGAAAAAAAGGAATTACTATTACGGCAGATCCAACCTATAGAAGTGGACTCTGGAAATATGGTAGGGATGCTAAAGAAGTGCTTTCGGAGTTGTTAGAGTACTCCACCATTTTTATTGGTGGTATAAATGAAATTAATGAAGTATTAGAAACAACATATAGTTATTCTAATGATGATTTTATTGCTGCGAGTAAACAATTAATGGAGCGTTTTCCTTCTATCGAAAAAGTGTTTGATAAAATAAGAACTTCTTTGAATTCTTCTTGGCATAAAATAAGAGCTAGAATGTGGAATGGTAAGGAGTTTAGGGAAACAGAAGACTTAGATATTACTCATATTGTAGATAGAATTGGTACTGGAGATGCTTTTGCTGCTGGATTAATTTATGGACTGCAAGAGTTTGACGATTATAAAGCAATGCAATTTGCTAGTGCAGCTTGTGCTTTAAAACATACCTATGAAGGTGATGTTAATTTTGCAACAGTTAAAGAAGTAATGGGTATTCTTGAAGGGAATACTACAGGAAGATTTAATAGATAA
- the ligA gene encoding NAD-dependent DNA ligase LigA: MESKQKIEALRIGLREHNYNYYVLDTPTISDYDFDMQLKELQDLEEKHPEFYDATSPSLRVGGMVTKNFKTIVHDSRMYSLDNSYSKEDLEEWEKRIQRNLGDVPVAFTCELKYDGASISITYENGQLVRALTRGDGFQGDDVTNNIKTIKSIPLQLKGDYPPKFDIRGEIVLPFEGFAKMNAERIENGEDPYMNPRNTASGSLKLQDSALVAQRPLECLLYGIVGEKTGIESQFQMLEKARVWGFKVPTVAQLCKSTDEVMAFVEYWDIHRHELPYETDGVVIKVNSLQYQEELGYTSKSPRWAMAYKFKAEQVATLLNEITYQVGRTGAITPVANLVPVLLAGTTVKRASLHNADQIAKFDIREGDTVFVEKGGEIIPKIVGVDFAQRPSNSVPTKYIDHCPECNAELERAEGDAKHFCPNFYGCPPQITGRIQHYISRKAMDIEGLGGETVALLYKEQLIKNYADLYTLTKEQVMPLERMAGKSAENLVNGVKASVSIPFERVLFALGIRFVGETVAKKLAKAYKNIDALKVASVEELVKVDEIGERIANSVVEFFQNETNQETIERLKSYGVQFELSADKLENQTEELKGQIFVVSGVFEKVSRDELKKLIEDNGGKVGSSVSSKTTFLVAGDKMGPSKRTKAESLGVAIISEDEFLALLAS; the protein is encoded by the coding sequence TAGATACTCCAACGATATCTGATTATGATTTTGACATGCAATTGAAAGAATTGCAAGATCTAGAAGAAAAACATCCTGAGTTTTATGATGCAACCTCACCTAGTTTACGTGTTGGCGGTATGGTTACTAAAAATTTTAAAACTATAGTGCATGACAGTCGCATGTATTCCTTAGACAATAGTTATTCTAAAGAAGATCTAGAAGAATGGGAAAAGCGAATTCAGCGTAATTTAGGAGATGTACCTGTAGCATTTACTTGTGAGCTTAAGTATGATGGTGCCTCTATAAGCATCACCTATGAAAACGGACAGTTGGTGCGTGCGCTTACGCGTGGCGATGGTTTTCAAGGAGATGATGTTACTAATAATATAAAAACAATTAAATCTATCCCATTACAATTGAAAGGTGATTATCCTCCCAAATTTGATATTCGTGGAGAGATTGTTTTACCTTTTGAAGGTTTTGCGAAAATGAATGCAGAACGTATAGAAAATGGGGAAGACCCGTATATGAATCCTAGGAATACTGCATCGGGAAGCTTAAAGCTTCAAGATAGCGCTTTGGTGGCACAACGACCATTAGAATGCTTGTTGTATGGTATTGTAGGAGAGAAAACAGGAATTGAATCGCAGTTTCAAATGCTAGAAAAAGCGAGGGTTTGGGGTTTTAAAGTGCCAACGGTAGCCCAACTTTGCAAGTCAACCGATGAAGTGATGGCTTTCGTAGAATATTGGGATATTCATAGACATGAACTGCCATACGAAACAGATGGTGTGGTTATTAAAGTGAATAGCTTGCAGTACCAAGAAGAATTGGGGTACACGTCTAAATCGCCACGTTGGGCAATGGCATATAAATTTAAAGCAGAGCAGGTTGCTACGCTTTTAAATGAGATTACGTATCAAGTAGGGAGAACAGGAGCTATTACTCCCGTCGCTAATTTAGTACCTGTACTATTAGCAGGAACTACGGTAAAAAGAGCTTCCCTGCACAATGCAGATCAAATAGCGAAATTTGATATTCGCGAAGGAGATACGGTTTTTGTTGAAAAAGGAGGAGAAATTATTCCAAAAATTGTGGGAGTAGATTTTGCACAACGTCCAAGTAATTCTGTACCCACAAAATATATAGATCATTGTCCTGAGTGTAATGCGGAGTTAGAGCGTGCGGAAGGAGATGCTAAACATTTTTGTCCTAATTTCTATGGGTGTCCTCCACAAATTACAGGAAGAATTCAGCATTATATTTCACGTAAAGCCATGGATATTGAAGGTTTAGGTGGTGAAACAGTAGCGCTTTTGTATAAAGAGCAATTGATTAAAAATTACGCTGATTTATATACCTTAACTAAAGAGCAAGTAATGCCTTTAGAGCGTATGGCTGGAAAATCTGCTGAAAATTTGGTGAATGGAGTAAAAGCGTCAGTTTCTATACCTTTTGAACGAGTGCTTTTTGCTTTAGGAATCCGGTTCGTTGGAGAGACCGTAGCTAAAAAATTGGCTAAAGCCTATAAGAATATAGATGCTTTGAAAGTTGCCTCAGTAGAAGAATTGGTAAAGGTTGATGAGATCGGAGAGCGTATAGCCAATAGCGTGGTTGAATTTTTTCAAAATGAAACCAATCAAGAAACTATTGAGCGTTTAAAAAGTTATGGTGTTCAGTTTGAGTTATCCGCAGATAAATTAGAAAACCAGACCGAAGAATTAAAAGGGCAAATCTTTGTTGTATCAGGTGTGTTTGAGAAAGTGAGTCGTGATGAGCTCAAAAAATTAATTGAAGATAATGGCGGGAAAGTAGGCTCATCAGTATCTTCCAAAACTACATTTTTAGTAGCTGGAGATAAAATGGGGCCTAGTAAACGAACAAAAGCAGAAAGTTTGGGAGTTGCTATTATTAGTGAAGATGAGTTTTTAGCATTGCTAGCATCATGA